In one window of Haloferax sp. Atlit-12N DNA:
- a CDS encoding SOSS complex subunit B family protein, whose amino-acid sequence MSSNNSSRKVVSVAEQAFEQADDKTVDEDGFEVVDETPQFQATVQQEIQAKVDANHPDGIADTSDERIDGVTLAQEERIRAREAELERISARAELGSQEGREARSRVIAAERSAERRRQFQKRAASVNPMADLDRADPRTELTQAQLGAVNSQATRLAEKLDGWSRAAISRRLSEAVLSGKDMMSATVSVFEELEGAPGTMVPIGKLEGVSRREVCVEGTLTTVWESESPAIQQVGLLEDETGQVKLTSWKASDVPWICEGERVRIHGAARNWYDGRVSIALTGWTTVHFPERDAWWDA is encoded by the coding sequence ATGTCTAGTAACAACTCCAGTCGAAAGGTAGTTTCGGTGGCTGAACAGGCGTTCGAGCAAGCGGATGACAAGACAGTCGACGAAGACGGGTTTGAGGTCGTCGACGAGACGCCACAGTTCCAGGCGACGGTGCAACAGGAGATCCAAGCAAAGGTGGATGCGAACCACCCTGACGGGATCGCAGACACGAGCGACGAGCGGATTGACGGGGTGACGTTGGCCCAAGAAGAGCGCATTCGAGCGCGGGAAGCGGAACTCGAACGGATTAGTGCTCGTGCGGAACTGGGGTCGCAAGAGGGCCGTGAGGCGCGGTCGCGGGTGATTGCGGCCGAACGGAGCGCTGAGCGACGGCGGCAGTTCCAGAAGCGCGCGGCAAGCGTGAATCCGATGGCTGACCTCGACCGGGCAGATCCCCGGACGGAGCTGACCCAAGCACAGTTGGGCGCAGTGAATTCTCAGGCAACACGGTTAGCGGAGAAGCTGGATGGGTGGTCGCGAGCGGCGATCAGTCGGCGGCTGAGCGAGGCGGTGTTGAGCGGCAAGGACATGATGTCGGCAACTGTGAGCGTGTTCGAGGAACTCGAAGGTGCACCGGGGACGATGGTACCAATCGGGAAGCTTGAGGGCGTGTCGCGACGCGAGGTGTGCGTTGAAGGGACGCTGACAACGGTGTGGGAGTCTGAGTCGCCGGCGATTCAGCAAGTGGGGCTCCTCGAAGACGAAACTGGGCAGGTGAAGCTGACGAGTTGGAAGGCCTCGGACGTGCCGTGGATTTGTGAGGGCGAACGCGTGCGGATTCACGGAGCGGCGCGGAACTGGTACGACGGGCGTGTCTCGATTGCCCTGACGGGCTGGACGACCGTGCATTTCCCCGAGCGCGACGCTTGGTGGGACGCCTAA
- a CDS encoding PadR family transcriptional regulator — MHDLTGFQRDLLYVTAGLDEPHGLAIKDQLEDYYETEIHHGRLYPNLDTLVEKGLLDKGEKDRRTNVYAITARGRREIEARDDWEQQYTSELTG; from the coding sequence ATGCACGACTTGACCGGGTTCCAACGCGACCTGCTGTACGTCACCGCCGGCTTGGACGAGCCACACGGCCTCGCAATCAAAGACCAACTCGAGGACTACTACGAAACCGAGATCCACCACGGCCGGCTGTATCCTAATCTCGATACACTCGTCGAGAAGGGACTGCTCGACAAAGGCGAGAAGGACCGCCGAACGAACGTCTACGCGATCACAGCCAGAGGTCGCCGAGAAATCGAAGCCCGTGACGACTGGGAACAACAGTATACCAGCGAACTCACAGGATAA